In Planctomycetia bacterium, the DNA window CGTCCGCCGGGCCATCATGCGCTCAAGGGCGCACCGATGGGCTTCTGCTTGTTCAACAACGTCGCCGTCGCGGCCCGGGCGGCGATCGCCGAGCATGCGCTCGAGCGAGTGCTTATCATCGATTGGGACGTGCGTCACGGCAACGGTACGCAAGACGAATTCTACGAAGACGGCAAGGTCGGGTTTCTTTCGATCCATCGAAGCCCGTTCTATCCCGGCACCGGCGCGGCGGACGAAACGGGCCGAGGGCCGGGCCTGGGGACGACGGTGAACGTGCCGGTTGCGTTCGGCACGCCGCGGACTAAATACTTCGACTTGTTTCGAGCCGCGCTCGACAAGATCGCCACGCGCATGAAGCCGCAACTGGTGCTCATCAGCGCCGGCTTCGATGCTCACAAAGACGACCCGATCGGCTCGCTCGAGCTCGAAACCGAGGACTTCACGGAGCTGACGAAGCTGGTGCGCAACGTCGCCGACGTCCATTGCGAAGGCCGCCTCGTGAGCCTACTCGAAGGAGGCTACGACCTTGCAGCCCTGGCCGACTCCGTCGCGGTGCATTTGCGCGGGCTCTTACAGTAGCAGGCACGTTCCACGTGCCGTCCGCCGCTTGCGTCGTTCGGAGATGGTGTCGGATGCGGTCGTTTCGAGTCGCCCGTGGCTACGGCACGTGGAACGTGCCTGCTACTTTAATGCGCGAATTCCCCCGAGCCTTCCGGCGGCGTTCGCTTG includes these proteins:
- a CDS encoding histone deacetylase, whose amino-acid sequence is MTLLYTDDRFLKHETGKHPERLERLQAISKKLAEEKLDARCTRPPCVAATLERLVRCHDREYVVRLKESIGAGKLGSIEQDTVVSAGSYDAAVLAAGSACDAVGRVLRKEDKTALCLVRPPGHHALKGAPMGFCLFNNVAVAARAAIAEHALERVLIIDWDVRHGNGTQDEFYEDGKVGFLSIHRSPFYPGTGAADETGRGPGLGTTVNVPVAFGTPRTKYFDLFRAALDKIATRMKPQLVLISAGFDAHKDDPIGSLELETEDFTELTKLVRNVADVHCEGRLVSLLEGGYDLAALADSVAVHLRGLLQ